Proteins encoded together in one Streptomyces umbrinus window:
- a CDS encoding phosphatase PAP2 family protein, with protein sequence MTGRSAPAVLPPSLRVWLGLTAVLSALVVVVLGVLYAGHSEPGTVDRWVIQPTADSVRPPWRNVALATDFLGEPAGAAVLVVAAVTGCLLLRRPRAAVLVVAGAGLTVATTTLLKSLVGRTIHGDDNLSYPSGHSAFLTALALVVALLATGRLGLGRTAGTSLVLAAALVAGATMGWAQVALGAHYPTDVLGGWCTALAVTPATAWLVDRTADRMADTGRRDRR encoded by the coding sequence GTGACCGGCCGGTCGGCGCCCGCGGTGCTGCCCCCGTCGCTGCGCGTGTGGCTCGGGCTGACTGCGGTCCTCTCCGCGCTGGTGGTCGTCGTGCTCGGGGTCCTGTACGCCGGCCACAGCGAACCCGGCACAGTGGACAGATGGGTCATCCAGCCGACGGCGGACAGTGTGCGGCCGCCGTGGCGGAACGTCGCTCTGGCCACGGACTTCCTGGGAGAGCCCGCCGGAGCAGCGGTGCTGGTCGTGGCCGCCGTGACGGGCTGCCTGCTGCTGCGGCGTCCTCGCGCGGCGGTGCTCGTCGTTGCCGGTGCCGGCCTGACCGTGGCGACGACGACGCTGCTCAAGTCCCTGGTGGGCCGCACCATCCACGGCGACGACAACCTGTCCTACCCGAGCGGGCACTCCGCCTTCCTCACCGCGCTCGCCCTCGTGGTGGCGCTGCTCGCGACCGGTCGGCTCGGCCTCGGCAGGACGGCCGGCACGTCACTCGTTCTCGCGGCGGCGCTGGTCGCCGGCGCCACCATGGGCTGGGCGCAGGTCGCCCTGGGCGCGCACTACCCGACCGACGTCCTCGGCGGCTGGTGCACCGCGCTGGCAGTGACACCGGCGACCGCGTGGCTGGTCGACCGGACGGCCGACCGGATGGCCGACACCGGTCGTCGGGACCGCCGCTGA
- a CDS encoding methyltransferase domain-containing protein: MGRAGFDIVRTNNNRGGVDDFIPFEATMRAARAAGLSVGDYIDEVMNGTPGATQFTIDELRALGVFTANPDTVLEIGPGSGRYLEKTLKECSPGRYEIYETAAPWSDYLVDAFSVVAQPTAGCSLASTPDGSVDLVQAHKVFNTVTFLCASRYFFEMARVTRPGGRIVFDVMTETCLDPATVRAWATKGGTGHGSYPAAMPRQTCVDLFATLGCSLEAGFLAPMGIASTEVLVFGKEA; encoded by the coding sequence TTGGGACGTGCGGGATTCGACATCGTGCGCACCAACAACAACCGGGGCGGAGTGGACGACTTCATCCCCTTCGAGGCAACGATGCGGGCCGCACGGGCGGCCGGCCTGTCGGTCGGTGACTACATCGACGAGGTCATGAACGGGACGCCTGGCGCCACCCAATTCACCATCGATGAACTACGCGCTCTCGGCGTCTTCACCGCCAACCCGGACACGGTGCTGGAGATCGGCCCCGGGTCCGGACGGTACCTGGAGAAGACACTGAAGGAGTGTTCACCAGGCCGCTACGAGATCTACGAGACGGCTGCGCCCTGGTCCGACTACCTGGTGGACGCGTTCAGCGTGGTCGCCCAGCCGACCGCAGGATGCAGTCTCGCCTCGACACCCGACGGCAGCGTCGACCTCGTTCAGGCTCACAAGGTCTTCAACACCGTGACCTTCCTCTGCGCCTCCCGCTACTTCTTCGAGATGGCACGGGTCACGCGCCCCGGTGGCCGGATCGTCTTCGACGTCATGACCGAGACCTGCCTGGACCCGGCCACAGTGCGTGCCTGGGCGACGAAAGGCGGCACCGGTCACGGTTCCTACCCGGCCGCCATGCCTCGCCAGACGTGCGTGGACCTCTTCGCGACCCTCGGCTGCAGCCTGGAGGCCGGCTTCCTGGCCCCCATGGGCATCGCCTCCACCGAGGTGCTCGTCTTCGGAAAGGAGGCTTGA
- a CDS encoding transketolase: MTTTTVNRGYGYADLPGLMELMSGDEKHGPAATSTLDALWVLYDRVLRVTPERADDPERDRFLLSKGHGPMAYYAVLAAKGFVPVDWLPGFGSYDSPLGHHPDRVLVPGAEIGSGSLGHGLPIAVGTALGLRAQGLHDPRVWVLVGDAELDEGSNHEAIAYAGPAGLDRLHTVVIDNSSASYALPGGIAARFEAAGWSAETVDGRDHDALYAAFTAPHPGRPRVVVAQVEPKTA; the protein is encoded by the coding sequence ATGACGACGACAACGGTGAATCGCGGTTACGGATATGCGGACCTGCCTGGCCTGATGGAGCTGATGAGCGGGGACGAGAAGCACGGACCAGCGGCGACATCCACGCTCGACGCGCTCTGGGTGCTCTACGACAGGGTGCTGCGGGTGACACCGGAGAGGGCGGACGATCCGGAACGGGACCGGTTCCTGCTGTCCAAGGGGCACGGACCGATGGCGTACTACGCGGTGCTTGCCGCGAAGGGCTTCGTACCGGTCGACTGGCTGCCGGGCTTCGGCTCGTACGACTCACCGCTCGGGCACCATCCGGACCGCGTGCTCGTACCGGGTGCCGAGATCGGCAGCGGTTCGCTCGGGCACGGGCTGCCGATCGCGGTCGGTACGGCGCTGGGTCTGCGCGCCCAAGGACTGCACGACCCTCGCGTGTGGGTGCTGGTCGGGGACGCCGAACTGGACGAGGGCAGCAACCACGAGGCCATCGCGTACGCCGGTCCGGCCGGGCTCGACCGGCTGCACACCGTCGTGATCGACAACTCCTCCGCCAGCTACGCGCTCCCCGGCGGGATCGCCGCGCGCTTCGAGGCCGCGGGCTGGTCGGCCGAGACCGTCGACGGACGGGACCACGACGCCCTGTACGCCGCCTTCACCGCCCCTCACCCGGGACGGCCGCGCGTGGTCGTCGCCCAGGTGGAGCCGAAGACCGCCTGA
- a CDS encoding transketolase family protein, producing the protein MDTMRDRFAPVVSRLLDEDPRVAVVLAEIGVAGFEDARHRHPDRVINIGIREQLLVGAGAGLALTGLRPVVHTFASFLVERPFEQVKLDLGHQDVGAVLVSASASFDWPSGGYTHMSPGDIALLDTLDGWTVHVPGHPDEAETLLRHAVAAGDDKVYVRLSVQSNAEALAVDGARFRTVREGRAGVVVAVGPMLDAVLAATEGLDVTVLYGTTVRPFDSAALRRATDAAGTDVVLVEPYLAGTSTAAANDALADLPHRVLGLGVGRRELRRYGQIEEHVAAHGLDARSLRERIGGFLGATRVSA; encoded by the coding sequence ATGGACACCATGCGTGACCGCTTCGCCCCCGTCGTCTCACGGCTGCTCGACGAGGATCCGCGCGTCGCGGTCGTCCTCGCCGAGATCGGTGTGGCCGGATTCGAGGACGCGCGGCACCGGCATCCGGACCGCGTGATCAACATCGGCATCCGGGAGCAGTTGCTGGTCGGGGCGGGCGCGGGCCTCGCACTGACCGGGCTGCGGCCCGTGGTGCACACCTTCGCCAGCTTCCTCGTCGAGCGGCCCTTCGAGCAGGTCAAGCTGGACCTCGGGCACCAGGACGTGGGCGCGGTGCTGGTCAGCGCCTCCGCGTCCTTCGACTGGCCCTCGGGCGGCTACACCCATATGTCACCCGGCGACATCGCCCTGCTGGACACGCTCGACGGCTGGACAGTGCATGTCCCCGGCCACCCGGACGAGGCCGAGACCCTGCTGCGGCACGCCGTCGCGGCGGGCGACGACAAGGTGTACGTACGGCTGTCCGTGCAGTCGAACGCCGAGGCCCTCGCCGTCGACGGAGCCCGCTTCCGCACCGTCCGCGAGGGGCGGGCCGGTGTGGTCGTCGCCGTCGGACCGATGCTCGACGCGGTCCTCGCCGCCACCGAGGGCCTCGACGTCACCGTGCTGTACGGCACGACCGTGCGCCCCTTCGACTCGGCCGCCCTGCGCCGGGCCACGGATGCCGCCGGGACCGACGTCGTCCTCGTCGAGCCGTACCTGGCCGGCACGTCGACGGCGGCCGCGAACGACGCCCTCGCGGACCTGCCGCACCGCGTCCTCGGCCTCGGCGTCGGCCGCCGCGAGCTGCGCCGCTACGGGCAGATCGAGGAACACGTGGCCGCGCACGGGCTGGACGCCCGGTCATTGCGGGAGCGTATCGGCGGGTTCCTGGGGGCGACGCGGGTCAGCGCGTAG
- a CDS encoding MFS transporter, with translation MSGGARLRKVWSRDFGLFFTARAVAKLGDTMLPVALAAGLLQHGYGVGAVGLAMAASAACFAGLVIFGGVFADRFSTRLLMIGADVVRLGSQSVAATLFFTGHVVLWQICVIGAVNGAAAAIFEPGVASTVPRLATDVQAANGAIRVAESTAQLAGPALAGLLVAFASPGGVFAAHATTYALSALCLLLLRLPPADPGHRARTNGFGADLVQGWREFRSRTWLWGVIVIWCVLMISVWGPTVPLVATEVVQEHGPRAYGLVNSALGAGTVIGGLIALRLRPRHMLRAGSLALFSFACFPAAVGAGFGVAAMAAGAATAGAGLSFWGVMWATSVQTQVPPDALNRIHAYDIAGSLAMMPVGQALAGPAAAALGADNVLLVAGAMTLIVATALLSVPAIRGLVRAEAPTSRSLSHASTGTARPAHTGGGGNSQRDRQQGDGRGDGLGERRTCTGGKS, from the coding sequence GTGAGTGGCGGCGCCCGGCTCCGGAAGGTCTGGTCGCGGGATTTCGGACTGTTCTTCACCGCGCGGGCCGTCGCCAAGCTGGGCGACACGATGTTGCCGGTGGCGCTGGCGGCGGGACTGCTGCAGCACGGCTACGGGGTGGGGGCCGTCGGCCTGGCCATGGCCGCGTCGGCCGCCTGCTTCGCGGGTCTGGTGATCTTCGGCGGGGTCTTCGCCGACCGGTTCAGCACCCGTCTGCTGATGATCGGCGCCGATGTGGTGCGGCTGGGCAGCCAGTCGGTTGCCGCCACGTTGTTCTTCACCGGCCATGTGGTGCTCTGGCAGATCTGTGTGATCGGCGCGGTCAACGGCGCTGCGGCCGCGATCTTCGAGCCCGGCGTCGCCAGCACGGTGCCTCGGCTCGCCACCGACGTCCAGGCGGCCAACGGTGCCATACGGGTCGCGGAGTCCACGGCCCAACTGGCGGGCCCCGCGCTCGCCGGCCTGCTGGTCGCCTTCGCCTCACCGGGCGGAGTCTTCGCGGCCCACGCCACGACGTACGCCCTGAGCGCCCTGTGTCTCCTGCTGCTCCGGCTGCCTCCGGCCGACCCCGGCCACCGGGCCCGCACCAACGGCTTCGGGGCCGATCTCGTCCAGGGCTGGCGGGAGTTCAGATCCCGTACGTGGCTGTGGGGCGTCATCGTCATCTGGTGCGTCCTGATGATCTCCGTCTGGGGCCCGACTGTCCCGCTGGTCGCGACGGAGGTCGTCCAGGAGCACGGGCCGCGCGCCTACGGCCTGGTCAATTCCGCCCTCGGCGCGGGCACGGTCATAGGCGGCCTGATCGCACTGCGCCTGCGTCCTCGGCACATGCTGCGCGCGGGTTCGCTCGCCCTCTTCTCCTTCGCCTGCTTCCCGGCGGCCGTGGGAGCGGGCTTCGGAGTGGCGGCGATGGCGGCCGGTGCGGCGACAGCGGGCGCGGGCCTGTCGTTCTGGGGCGTCATGTGGGCGACCAGCGTGCAGACCCAGGTCCCGCCCGATGCCCTCAACCGCATCCACGCCTACGACATAGCCGGCTCCCTGGCCATGATGCCGGTCGGCCAGGCCCTCGCAGGCCCGGCCGCGGCGGCCCTCGGTGCGGACAACGTCCTCCTCGTGGCCGGCGCCATGACCCTCATCGTGGCGACGGCACTGCTCTCGGTGCCCGCGATACGAGGGCTGGTGCGGGCCGAGGCGCCGACGTCGCGGTCGCTGTCGCACGCGTCCACGGGGACGGCCCGCCCTGCGCATACCGGCGGCGGAGGAAACAGCCAGAGGGACAGACAACAAGGGGACGGGCGAGGGGACGGACTGGGGGAGAGACGGACGTGCACCGGCGGGAAGAGCTGA
- a CDS encoding MmcQ/YjbR family DNA-binding protein, whose translation MQDAEDVRRICLSLPDTTEKIAWSMPTFRVAGKMFATLPEEETSIAVRCPKEERDELVLAEPGKFWIADHEAGFAWVRVRLATLEDSDELRDILADSWRQAAPTRLLESYPELGLPADG comes from the coding sequence ATGCAGGATGCCGAAGACGTACGCCGAATCTGCCTCTCTCTGCCGGACACGACGGAGAAGATCGCCTGGAGCATGCCCACCTTCCGGGTCGCGGGGAAGATGTTCGCCACGCTGCCCGAGGAGGAGACCTCCATCGCCGTGCGCTGCCCCAAGGAGGAGCGCGACGAGTTGGTGCTGGCCGAGCCCGGGAAGTTCTGGATCGCCGACCACGAGGCGGGCTTCGCCTGGGTGCGGGTGCGGCTCGCGACCCTTGAGGACTCGGACGAGTTGCGTGACATCCTCGCGGACTCCTGGCGGCAGGCGGCTCCGACCCGACTGCTGGAGTCCTACCCGGAATTGGGGCTTCCGGCCGACGGCTGA
- a CDS encoding GNAT family N-acetyltransferase, which yields MTTTVVRLTADQLLRSVDELADLLTHTVNEGASVGFLAPLDRAAAVDWWRGRAHVLAEGGLAVWAAYTRDRIVGTVSLAFPDKPNSSHRAEVVKLMVHREGRGKGLGRSLLATAERAAAEAGVTLLNLDTETDSPAESLYRSAGWTRAGVIPDYARTPDGVLRPTTIFYKYVTAGEGSEPAASR from the coding sequence ATGACCACGACCGTCGTCCGGCTTACGGCCGACCAACTTCTGCGATCGGTTGATGAGTTGGCCGATCTGCTGACCCACACCGTCAATGAGGGAGCGTCGGTCGGCTTCCTCGCCCCGCTCGACCGCGCGGCCGCCGTGGACTGGTGGCGGGGGCGGGCGCACGTGCTCGCGGAGGGCGGTCTCGCCGTGTGGGCCGCGTACACGCGGGACCGGATCGTCGGCACCGTCAGCCTGGCCTTCCCGGACAAGCCGAACAGCAGTCACCGCGCCGAGGTGGTGAAGCTGATGGTGCACCGGGAGGGGCGGGGAAAGGGACTCGGACGTTCTCTGCTCGCGACGGCCGAACGCGCCGCCGCCGAGGCGGGCGTGACCCTGCTCAACCTCGACACCGAGACGGACAGCCCGGCCGAGTCGCTCTACCGGTCGGCGGGTTGGACCCGGGCGGGCGTCATACCCGACTACGCGCGGACGCCGGACGGGGTGCTTCGTCCGACGACGATCTTCTACAAGTACGTGACGGCGGGCGAGGGTTCGGAGCCTGCTGCGAGTCGCTGA
- a CDS encoding helix-turn-helix domain-containing protein has product MRHGEDVDAAGAGPDPVDARLGVRLAELRAERGWSLGELAERSGVSRSTLSRAERAEISPTASLLNRLCGVYGRTMSQLLSEVEEEPALLVRAADQAVWEDRASGFVRRSVSPPHAGLRGELVEGRLAAGADIAYDRPPVPGLEQHIWLLAGRLEVTAQDTGHRLDAGDCLRLRVWGPTRFRSTGPEDARYVLAVVLP; this is encoded by the coding sequence CGTCGATGCCCGGCTCGGCGTGCGACTGGCCGAGCTGCGGGCCGAACGAGGCTGGTCCCTGGGTGAGTTGGCGGAGCGCAGCGGGGTGAGCCGGTCGACCCTGTCCCGGGCCGAGCGCGCGGAGATCAGCCCCACGGCCTCGCTCCTGAACCGACTGTGCGGGGTCTATGGCCGCACCATGTCGCAGCTGCTCAGCGAGGTCGAGGAGGAGCCCGCCCTGCTGGTACGAGCCGCCGACCAGGCCGTATGGGAGGACAGGGCGTCCGGTTTCGTACGCCGCTCCGTGTCCCCGCCGCATGCCGGGCTGCGCGGCGAACTGGTCGAGGGGCGGCTCGCGGCCGGCGCGGACATCGCGTACGACCGGCCGCCCGTACCCGGCCTCGAACAGCACATCTGGCTGCTCGCCGGGCGGCTTGAGGTCACGGCCCAGGACACCGGACACCGGCTCGACGCGGGCGACTGTCTGCGGTTGCGGGTGTGGGGGCCGACGCGCTTCCGGTCCACCGGCCCCGAGGACGCGCGCTACGTGCTGGCGGTGGTGCTGCCATGA